A single window of Bombus pascuorum chromosome 1, iyBomPasc1.1, whole genome shotgun sequence DNA harbors:
- the LOC132908608 gene encoding sushi, von Willebrand factor type A, EGF and pentraxin domain-containing protein 1-like isoform X1, with protein MISPIVKICTLIWLSLCLLTTIAFFDEIRRLDIGLQNFRVSERNEFNFKDKRSTDRYELNTSLKNQLRKPFREKADALSRLLKANIDRLRNETDQVELVFLVDASGSVGLKNFHSELNFVKHLLADFSVEPSTTTVAIVTFGGRRHIRRNVDQISHTSDNNNKCYLLNKQLNNINYTGGGTYTRGALLEALRILEKGRVNAKKAVFLITDGFSNGGDPRPAANLLKTAGATVFTFGIRTGNVDELHDIASSPGDTYSYFLDSFVEFEALVRRALHRDLKAGKYIPVTYPDNCNLLCRNISEVGNEQNCCDNFATCACGTVTGHYACICPAGYFGSGFQGSCHPCPNGTYASGEISGDLTSMCISCPDANQVTIKVPATSVEDCVCAFGFTTDGNKCEVITCPRLRVPENGYLVKASACSNVVHAACGIRCRIGFYLTGDSIRLCGKDGNWSGNEPKCLLKTCPALRIPTHGRMRCQNDEDQHLSTEDTTMYPIDSRCQFRCETGYQLRGSKVRNCLPLSQWDGLKAMCTAIKCEPLKQVANGQISPENCSGPEKLPFGTNCTITCKKGFVLEGPRFRHCSGRSGVWSQRRTVNRCIDKTPPSIICPPDIITESLPGKKYASVSWTIPNVTDNVDKSPVLWSKPYITFPWKVKIGTRTVVYVTQDSSGNRARCRFKVKVLDKEPPMVEHCVDPPILYTDNRIGINNVTWDEPGFHDNSKTPVQVEQNYLPGENTFPIGLTQVVYNAIDKYNNKVSCVLNITIKDACKEIPKVLNGYSKCSPPSTNETNECTITCEEGYGFASEELNVGIVENILLLKCNGNTSNWLEENYIPDCSESTIPKSASQEGSIILEGNATNICDNQTTLRELSKYITADLTSILLDICGNDIECDLITFDPECEEILPSSNTVYSSVIRKRRELNYNDTSKLFITNIMATNGINSKSKRNVKINDNRSKMKLRKKKEKIELKFKFLGKIIEEHLHNPREGIEKLRQKLESLSKSGKLNLLNNRTNQEIAKLALNLHLIFKNFEEICDPGSVLKRHTCVKCPLGTFFNSSTKRCQSCSFGEYQNVSGSLNCKRCPEYTSTKKMHSKSPQDCIHLCKSGYYSQKKRYQNVRLALEPCLMCDIGFYQPEYGQTHCLSCPPDTTTRNHGSKSINECLPLYKIETNICDIESCFNSGQCIQEEDSFSCECPDYYVGSKCETFQNPCDSSPCLNEGICNIQGLTNNTIGYSCTCRNGYSGSNCELYIDECTINPCRNNGTCVSTENDYACECKSGFEGEFCEIAVDHCDPSPCMEGSTCHNVNDTWKCFCRPGFLGRYCNLLPCDWLPCNENSYCINIEEENATIMSYRCVCIDGYTGENCAIEMNYCESNPCLNNGKCTNNVLNYTCTCPMLFTGRHCETELFSDYTIRFSKSGTTDYISMKGPTINLSKLTTCLWLQSKDTFNYGTVLSYATRYYDNAFTLTDYNGLVIYLNGEKVITDIKVNDGHWHFVCFTWESENGSWNIFIDGLLRDNGIYLSKGSSIQGNGTFVIGQEQDRVGGGFSELESFLGKLTLLDIWSTVLAAKDIKHLFNTCEKYHGNVIAWAQMQEHMHGDVAILSTPFCRGCSLPVVPFKGNINVSEDASNITYHCDSGYVVRFHGREYRSLTVKCLKQGQWEGYYTPVCARRRCGFPGYFPRGRIQGRSYLFGDEIYYSCLIGYELRGNPRRICNANGKWSGLPPVCIGKTCKNLLAPEHGDIEYVIEEYERDDLSILQVGQQIEFKCDVGFHVKGEKLLTCLESGQWDYERPSCLPYKCPPPKRINYGYIISSNSRNLHKSSATKFDLEAINDTLEKDYDFNDIVGYSCYPGYKFEGNHNLLSEFKLQCTENGTWVGFVPDCVPLKCPWPDIVDNGKLLFKTQNNDTIELLKTEMRSNNTNIRITSRDDDVGRNQSLEDQFAIGSEILIKCNVGYRLVGDNFRICTDNEEWSSTISSCEPQECPILSHPLFQILREETNSNNHTATWKNDQNKKLGGKGPYNGTYENLEYFVEGHTYMKKIVFSCNNGEIQLSNANIQDSISDLTWFCNEHGKWQINDNILLNDTINKLLVNNEIDRICQKFMCDLITVPEYSYIIETNYTRTVNSTITFRCHQGYILKGNEKSVCLPNNTWTTIPFCKPVMCQKPPKVANAVLKEDNIEAVNFTFGHTITYECIPGYQMLGQGNVRCLANGKWSRIYSRCSRLSCNKPKLPFGATIRGRSYLYQDQLTYVCPSGKKQGLITCKADGHWSDLPNCNDN; from the exons ATGATCAGTCCAATCGTGAAGATATGCACGTTAATTTGGTTGTCATTGTGCTTGCTAACTACGATCGCATTTTTCGATGAGATTAGGCGACTCGACATAGGATTGCAGAATTTTAGAGTGTCTGAAAGAAATGAGTTTAATTTCAAAGATAAGAGAAGCACAGATCGGTACGAATTAAATACCAGCTTGAAAAACCAGCTTCGGAAACCGTTCAGAGAGAAAGCTGACGCTTTGTCGCGCCTTTTAAAAGCTAACATCGATCGTTTGAGGAATGAGACCGATCAG GTGGAACTGGTGTTTCTCGTTGACGCTTCAGGATCTGTTGgcttaaaaaattttcacagcgaattaaattttgtaaaacatcTTTTGGCCGACTTTTCTGTGGAGCCTTCTACGACTACAGTCGCGATCGTAACGTTTGGTGGAAGAAGACACATCAGACGTAACGTAGATCAAATATCTCATACTAGTGACAATAATAACAAGTGTTACTTATTGAAtaagcaattaaataatattaattacactGGTGGTGGAACATACACGCGAGGCGCGCTTTTGGAAGCTCTT AGAATACTCGAGAAGGGTAGAGTGAATGCAAAGAAGGCAGTGTTTCTTATAACCGATGGGTTTAGCAACGGAGGCGATCCACGACCTGCGGCGAACCTCCTGAAAACTGCAGGTGCAACGGTATTCACATTCGGAATAAGAACAGGAAACGTTGACGAACTGCACGACATAGCCAGCTCTCCTGGAGACACGTACAGCTATTTCCTCGATAGTTTCGTGGAATTCGAGGCTCTAGTACGACGAGCTTTGCATCGcg ATTTGAAAGCAGGCAAATACATACCAGTGACGTATCCAGATAATTGTAATCTCTTATGCAGAAATATCAGCGAAGTCGGAAACGAGCAAAATTGCTGCGATAATTTCGCAACCTGCGCCTGCGGCACTGTGACCGGACATTACGCTTGCATTTGCCCCGCGGGATATTTTGGCTCTGGTTTTCAGGGTTCTTGTCACC CTTGCCCAAATGGAACGTACGCATCTGGAGAAATCTCCGGTGATCTCACGTCGATGTGCATATCATGCCCTGACGCGAATCAAGTGACTATTAAAGTACCTGCAACTTCCGTCGAGGATTGCGTTTGCGCTTTCGGATTCACCACGGATGGAAATAAATGCGAGG TTATAACATGTCCACGGTTAAGAGTACCGGAAAatggatatttggtaaaagCAAGCGCATGCAGCAACGTCGTTCACGCAGCTTGTGGTATAAGATGCAGAATCGGTTTCTACCTGACGGGCGATAGTATTCGACTTTGCGGAAAAGATGGTAACTGGTCCGGGAACGAACCGAAATGTTTGC TGAAAACCTGTCCGGCACTTCGAATTCCTACACATGGACGAATGCGTTGTCAAAACGATGAGGACCAACATTTGAGCACAGAAGATACGACAATGTATCCAATCGATTCTCGTTGTCAATTCAGATGCGAAACCGGTTATCAACTTCGTGGAAGTAAAGTTCGCAATTGTCTACCTTTGTCGCAATGGGACGGTCTCAAAGCTATGTGTACAG CGATAAAATGTGAACCTCTGAAACAAGTTGCGAATGGACAAATTTCGCCTGAAAATTGTTCGGGACCGGAAAAGCTACCGTTTGGGACGAACTGTActataacgtgtaaaaagGGTTTCGTACTCGAGGGTCCACGTTTCAGACATTGTAGCGGCCGTTCTGGAGTCTGGTCGCAACGTCGAACTGTTAATCGATGCATAG ataaaaCACCACCTTCGATAATCTGTCCACCTGACATTATCACTGAGAGCCTTCCAGGGAAGAAATATGCCAGTGTAAGCTGGACAATACCGAACGTGACTGACAATGTGGATAAATCACCTGTATTATGGAGTAAACCGTACATTACTTTCCCTTGGAAAGTAAAGATTGGAACACGTACAGTAGTGTACGTGACGCAAGATTCATCTGGAAATAGAGCTAGATGTAGATTTAAAGTTAAAGTTCTTG aTAAAGAACCACCAATGGTCGAGCATTGCGTGGATCCTCCGATACTTTACACCGATAATAGAATCGGAATAAATAACGTGACTTGGGACGAACCTGGTTTTCACGACAATTCCAAAACTCCTGTACAAGtagaacaaaattatcttCCTGGAGAAAACACGTTTCCTATCGGATTAACGCAAGTAGTGTACAATGCCATCGACAAGTACAATAATAAGGTGTCTTGCGTGTTAAACATTACTATAAAAG ATGCTTGTAAAGAGATCCCAAAAGTGTTGAACGGTTACTCCAAGTGCAGTCCACCATCTACGAACGAGACGAACGAGTGCACTATAACTTGCGAAGAGGGATATGGATTCGCGTCTGAAGAACTAAATGTTGGAATCGTGGAAAATATATTGCTACTAAAATGTAACGGGAACACGTCAAATTGGCttgaagaaaattacattccTGATTGTTCGG AGTCTACAATTCCAAAAAGTGCATCTCAAGAAGGAAGTATTATATTAGAAGGAAACGCAACAAATATATGTGACAACCAAACGACACTCCGTGAA cTGAGCAAATATATTACCGCCGATTTAACGTCGATATTGCTCGACATTTGTGGAAACGATATCGAATGCGACCTCATTACCTTCGATCCTGAATGCGAGGAGATTCTTCCATCCTCGAATACGGTGTATTCCAGTGTAAtaagaaaacgaagagaacTTAATTACAATGATACttccaaattatttataactaatATAATGGCAACGAATGGTATTAACTCAAAATCAAAACgaaatgtgaaaataaatgataatagaagtaaaatgaaattgaggaagaagaaagaaaaaattgaattgaagTTCAAATTTTTAG gaaaaataatcgaagaacATCTTCACAATCCACGAGAAGGAATCGAGAAATTGCGACAAAAGCTCGAGTCGTTGTCAAAATCTGGGAAATTGAACTTACTCAACAACAGAACAAATCAAGAAATCGCGAAACTCGCGTTAAATTTGcatcttatttttaaaaattttgaggAAATCTGCGATCCAGGAAGCGTCTTAAAGAGACATACTTGCg tcaAATGTCCTTTGGGAACCTTCTTCAATTCCTCGACCAAACGATGTCAATCGTGTTCCTTTGGAGAATATCAAAACGTAAGTGGATCATTAAACTGCAAACGTTGCCCTGAATACACTTCGACGAAAAAAATGCACTCAAAATCTCCACAAGATTGTATAC actTATGCAAGTCAGGATACTATTCTCAAAAGAAGCGTTATCAGAACGTACGATTAGCTCTTGAACCTTGCCTAATGTGCGACATCGGATTTTATCAACCAGAATATGGTCAAACTCATTGTCTTTCGTGTCCACCTGACACTACTACTAGAAATCATGGATCTAAAAGTATAAACGAATGTCTACCTctttataaaatcgaaactaATATCTGTGATATAGAATCCTGTTTCAATAGTGGACAATGTATACAAGAAGAAGACAGTTTTAGTTGTGAATGTCCTGACTATTATGTcg GCTCTAAATGTGAAACATTCCAAAATCCGTGTGATTCTTCACCATGTTTGAACGAAGGAATATGTAATATTCAAGGTTTAACGAACAATACTATAGGATATTCTTGTACGTGCAGAAATGGATATTCAGGAAGCAACTGTGAG ctATACATTGACGAATGTACCATTAATCCCTGTCGAAACAATGGCACATGTGTGAGTACGGAGAATGATTATGCCTGCGAGTGCAAAAGTGGTTTCGAAG gAGAATTTTGTGAAATCGCTGTGGATCATTGCGATCCTTCACCTTGCATGGAGGGATCTACTTGTCACAATGTTAACGACACTTGGAAATGTTTCTGCAGACCTGGTTTTCTCGGTCgctattgtaatttattgccTTGTGATTGGTTACCGTGTAACGAAAActcatattgtataaatattgaagAAGAGAATGCAACAATAATGAGTTACAG GTGCGTCTGTATAGATGGTTATACCGGAGAAAATTGCGCTATAGAGATGAATTATTGTGAGAGTAATCCATGTTTGAACAATGGAAAATGCACAAATAATGTTCTCAATTACACATGCACGTGTCCTATGTTATTCACAGGACGTCATTGCGAGACTG AATTATTCTCCGATTATACGATACGCTTTAGTAAATCGGGAACCACAGACTATATCAGTATGAAAGGTCCTACGATAAATCTTTCCAAG ttAACTACGTGTTTGTGGCTACAATCGAAAGATACGTTTAATTACGGTACTGTGTTGTCgtacgctacacgttattacgataaTGCATTCACTTTGACAGATTATAACGG GCTGGTAATATATCTCAATGGCGAGAAAGTAATAACCGATATTAAAGTAAACGATGGTCATTGGCATTTCGTTTGTTTCACCTGGGAATCGGAGAATGGctcttggaatatttttatcgacggCCTTTTAAGAGACAATGGCATCTACTTGTCGAAAGGAAGTTCCATTCAAG GAAATGGAACTTTTGTAATTGGACAAGAACAAGATCGCGTCGGAGGAGGATTTTCGGAGTTAGAATCGTTTTTAGGAAAACTAACATTATTAGATATTTGGAGCACAGTCTTGGCAGCCAAAGATATCAAACATTTATTCAACACCTGTGAAAAATACCATGGTAATGTAATTGCATGGGCACAAATGCAAGAACACATGCACGGTGACGTTGcg ATATTAAGCACTCCATTCTGCCGTGGCTGTTCTTTACCCGTAGTACCATTTAAAGGCAACATAAACGTCAGTGAAGATGCATCAAACATTACCTATCATTGCGACAGTGGTTACGTGGTGCGATTTCATGGTAGGGAATACCGATCTTTGACAGTAAAGTGTCTTAAGCAAGGACAGTGGGAAGGATATTACACACCTGTTTGCGCAA GAAGAAGATGCGGATTTCCGGGATACTTCCCTAGGGGTCGTATACAAGGTAGATCGTATCTATTCGgagatgaaatatattattcttgtTTGATCGGTTATGAACTTCGAGGAAACCCTCGTAGAATTTGTAATGCCAATGGAAAATGGAGCGGATTACCTCCAGTTTGTATAG GAAAAACATGCAAAAATTTATTGGCTCCAGAGCACGGGGACATCGAGTACGTGATAGAAGAATATGAAAGGGATGATCTTTCCATTCTACAG GTAGGGCAGCAAATCGAATTCAAGTGCGATGTTGGATTTCATGTAAAAGGGGAAAAGCTTTTAACGTGTTTGGAATCTGGACAATGGGATTATGAAAGACCTTCGTGCTTGCCTTATAAATGTCCACCACCAAAAAG GATTAATTACGGATAcataatttcttcaaattcgaGAAATCTACACAAAAGTTCTGCCACAAAATTTGATTTGGAAGCGATTAATGACACGCTCGAAAAGGACTATGATTTTAACGATATTGTTGGATATTCTTGCTATCCGGGATATAAGTTTGAGGGCAATCATAATTTGTTGAGCGAATTTAAGCTTCAATGTACGGAAAATGGTACTTGGGTTGGATTTGTTCCTGATTGTGTACCTTTAAAGTGTCCGTGGCCCGACATCGTGgataatggaaaattattgtttaaaacACAAAACAATGATACCATTGAACTTTTAAAAACAGAAATGAGGTCTAACAATACGAATATAAGAATTACATCAAGAGACGATGATGTGGGAAGAAATCAAAGTTTAGAAGACCAATTTGCCATTGGTTctgaaattctaataaaatgcAATGTAGGATATAGATTAGTCGGTGATAACTTTAGAATTTGTACAGACAATGAAGAATGGTCATCCACGATATCGTCATGCGAACCTCAAGAATGTCCCATCTTAAGTCATCCACTTTTTCAAATCCTTCGTGAAGAAACAAACTCAAATAATCATACTGCTACTTGGAAAAATGAtcagaataaaaaattggGTGGCAAGGGGCCATATAATGGTACTTATGAGAATCTAGAGTATTTTGTAGAAGGTCATACTTATATGAAAAAGATAGTCTTTAGCTGCAACAATGGAGAAATTCAGTTGAGTAATGCAAACATTCAAGATTCTATCTCTGATTTAACTTGGTTTTGTAATGAGCATGGTAAATGGCAAATAAAtgacaatatattattaaatgacaCTATCAATAAACTCTTggttaataatgaaattgataGAATTTGTCAGAAATTTATGTGTGACTTGATAACA GTTCCAGAATACAGTTACATTATCGAGACAAATTATACAAGAACTGTTAATAGCACTATTACATTCAGATGTCATCAAGGCTATATTCTTAAAGGCAATGAAAAATCTGTTTGTCTTCCAAATAATACTTGGACTACTATTCCTTTTTGTAAAC ctGTAATGTGTCAAAAGCCACCTAAAGTTGCAAATGCAGttttaaaagaagataatatcGAAGCAGTAAACTTTACATTTGGTCATACAATTACTTACGAATGCATACCTGGATACCAAATGCTTGGTCAAGGAAATGTAAGATGTCTTGCAAATGGGAAATGGTCCAGAATATATAGTAGATGTTCAA GACTTTCGTGTAATAAACCAAAACTTCCATTTGGTGCAACAATTCGTGGTCGTTCTTATTTGTATCAGGATCAATTGACATATGTGTGTCCTAGTGGTAAAAAGCAAGGATTGATTACATGTAAGGCCGACGGACATTGGAGCGATTTACCGAATTGTAATGATAATTAG